In Apus apus isolate bApuApu2 chromosome 5, bApuApu2.pri.cur, whole genome shotgun sequence, the following are encoded in one genomic region:
- the OVCH2 gene encoding LOW QUALITY PROTEIN: ovochymase-2 (The sequence of the model RefSeq protein was modified relative to this genomic sequence to represent the inferred CDS: substituted 1 base at 1 genomic stop codon) encodes MCIALSKLQLLLMGVVGITEFRAAPSALQKEPKCGQKVEETKPWNYFNLFTRIVGGNQVKKGSHPWQVCTSXCFLKTKKKHFRGGTIVSAQWVVTAAHCISDRNLLQYLNVTAGEHNLRIRENGEQTLPVKYVIKHPKFDPKRPMNYDVAIVKLDGAFSSSVLPACLPDPGEKFEAGYICTASGWGRLNENGVLPQVLHEVNLPILNSKECSRALSTLKKPIQGDTIMCAGFPDGGKDACQGDSGGPFMCQSKHGAWTLAGVISWGMGCARAWISNKEKKHYDRGSPGILTDLTAVLSWIQENMSADLKIKSSTAFCSIQDGKLPDSEGELNFPGTPTQFYQNHRLCVWTLFVPEGNYISLHFSHFDIKQGTFCDYDSLSVFSKDNRLIGKFCGGDILLPILIGSNSISLKLVSDDKDYGTGFSMTYKALTPDILPDAGCESLAVLFEEGVLQSMHYPEHYSNMADCQWIICAPQDHVIKLTYQSFEVEESEDCSYDAVTVYEDVQKEEEIAKSCGFALPAPVLSSSAMMLVVFHSDETETFGGFRATISFVHVLDLDTLHSTSEESEDMDMTEEETQVTTGDICGMPSNQPRFIFSRITGGEEAVPYSWLWQVSVQISDEHICGGVLAKEWVVTAAHCFNSKELYRDLWMVVTGFHNLTEQEYRQVLLIKQCIIHPNFNKTTMDSDIALLELAKPLEFNDYVWPVCLPAKEEAVQPWRACVVTGWGTHEGVIYLLLQDREKGKKLHQLEVPILGLDTCQSYYVNLPSKVNQRMICAGFPLEEGKDSCTGDSGGPLVCPSEDNSGFYTLHGITRWGLGCGRKRYPGVYTNVGDFVDWIKQSVNSSDLPIFMVKSKEEF; translated from the exons ATGTGCATTGCCCTCAGTAAGCTGCAGTTACTCCTGATGGGGGTAGTTGGTATTACAGAGTTTCGTGCTGCACCATCTGCTCTTCAGAAAG AACCTAAGTGTGGACAGAAAGTTGAAGAGACAAAGCCATGGAATTACTTTAACCTTTTCACTCGGATTGTTGGGGGAAACCAGGTGAAAAAAGGCTCACATCCATGGCAGGTTTGCACATCCTAGT GTTTCCTTAAAACGAAGAAAAAGCATTTCCGTGGAGGCACCATTGTTTCTGCTCAGTGGGTGGTCACAGCAGCTCACTGCATCTCAG ACAGGAACCTACTGCAGTACTTGAATGTAACTGCAGGAGAGCATAATTTGAGGATCAGGGAGAATGGAGAACAGACACTCCCTGTTAAATATGTCATTAAGCATCCAAAATTTGACCCCAAAAGGCCGATGAACTATGACGTTGCCATTGTGAAACTGGATGGAGCCTTCA GTTCATCAGTTTTGCCAGCCTGCCTTCCTGATCCAGGAGAAAAGTTTGAAGCAGGATATATCTGCACTGCTTCTGGTTGGGGCCGTTTAAATGAGA atggAGTACTCCCTCAGGTCTTACATGAAGTCAATCTACCAATCCTAAACAGTAAGGAATGTTCAAGAGCATTATCAACTTTAAAGAAACCCATCCAAGGAGACACTATAATGTGTGCTGGATTTCCAGATGGAGGAAAAGATGCCTGCCAG GGAGACTCAGGAGGCCCTTTTATGTGCCAAAGTAAGCATGGTGCCTGGACTCTTGCTGGTGTGATCTCCTGGGGGATGGGATGTGCTCGTGCCTGGATAAGTAATAAGGAGAAGAAACATTATGACAGAGGATCTCCAGGAATATTGACAGACCTGACTGCAGTGCTTTCCTGGATTCAAGAGAATATGAGTGCTG atctgaaaattaaaagctcCACAG CATTTTGTAGTATTCAGGATGGCAAACTCCCTGACAGTGAAGGAGAATTAAATTTTCCTGGAACTCCTACGCAGTTCTATCAAAACCA CAGATTGTGTGTATGGACTCTGTTTGTACCAGAAGGGAATTATATATCACTTCATTTTTCCCACTTTGATATCAAGCAGGGAACATTTTGTGACTATGATTCTTTATCAGTCTTTTCAAAAGACAACAGACTTATTG GGAAATTCTGTGGAGGAGATATTCTCTTACCTATTTTGATTGGCTCCAATAGTATAAGCCTGAAATTAGTTTCTGATGACAAGGATTATGGAACTGGTTTTTCCATGACTTACAAAGCTCTTACTCCAGATATTCTTCCTG ATGCTGGCTGTGAATCCTTAGCTGTCCTTTTTGAAGAAGGAGTGTTACAAAGTATGCACTATCCAGAGCACTACAGCAACATGGCAGACTGTCAATGGATTATTTGTGCACCACAGGATCATGTGATCAAG cttacATACCAGTCTTTTGAAGTAGAAGAGAGTGAAGATTGCTCTTATGATGCTGTGACTGTGTATGAAGATGTgcaaaaagaggaggaaattg CTAAGTCTTGTGGATTTGCCCTACCAGCACCTGTTCTAAGCTCCTCTGCCATGATGCTTGTTGTCTTTCATTCTGATGAAACAGAGACCTTTGGTGGATTCAGAGCTACAATCTCTTTTGTCCATG ttttggattTAGATACTTTGCATTCAACCAGTGAAGAATCTGAAGATATGGATATGACTGAGGAAGAAACACAGGTTACAACAG GTGATATTTGTGGAATGCCTTCAAATCAACCCAGGTTCATCTTCAGTAGAATAACTGGAGGTGAAGAAGCTGTACCATACTCATGGCTATGGCAGGTCAGTGTACAAATTTCAGATGAGCATATCTGTGGAGGAGTTCTTGCCAAAGAATGGGTTGTCACAGCTGCTCACTGCTTTAATTCTAA gGAATTATACAGAGACTTATGGATGGTGGTAACTGGATTTCATAATCTTACAGAGCAAGAATATAGACAGGTACTATTAA TAAAGCAGTGTATTATACATCCAAATTTTAACAAGACCACTATGGACTCTGACATTGCCTTACTGGAACTGGCCAAGCCCTTAGAATTCAACGACTACGTGTGGCCAGTGTGCCTCCCTGCCAAGGAGGAGGCAGTCCAGCCCTGGAGGGCGTGTGTTGTCACAGGATGGGGTACACATGAAGGAGTTAT ATATCTTTTACTTCAAGAcagagaaaaggggaagaagctgCATCAGCTGGAAGTCCCCATCCTGGGGCTTGACACATGTCAGAGCTATTACGTAAATCTTCCCAGTAAAGTGAACCAGAGGATGATCTGTGCTGGATTCCCTCTGGAAGAAGGCAAGGACTCATGCACA GGCGATTCTGGTGGCCCATTAGTTTGTCCTTCAGAAGATAACTCAGGATTTTACACCCTTCATGGTATCACTCGCTGGGGCTTGGGATGTGGAAGGAAGAGATACCCAGGAGTATACACAAATGTTGGTGATTTTGTTGATTGGATCAAACAGAGTGTTAATAGTAGCG ATCTCCCCATTTTCATGGTGAAATCAAAAGAGGAGTTCTGA